The Longimicrobium sp. region CGACTGGCTGGGAACGCTCCTCCTGGAGCAGGGCCGGCCCGCCGACGCCGAGCGCGTCTTTCGCGAGGCTCTGGAGCGCCGTCCGCACAACGGCTGGAGCCTCGTCGGCCTGGAGCAGGCCCTCCGCGCCCAGCACCGCACCGCCGACGCGGACCAGGCGCTCGCCGCTTTCCAGCAGGCGTGGGCCCGCTCCGACACCTGGCTACCGCACCCACGTTTCTAGCGGCGTCCAGTCAGGGCTTCAGCATCCAGTAGAGCAGGCTACCACCTGCGATGCACCCCAGCCACACCGCGGCCTTCCGCCGGTGCCATCGCCTCCAGCGGGTGAGCCATGGCTCGGCACCGGGCGCGTAGTACCGCGCATTCCAGCGCTCTGGCTTCGGCGGCGGCTCGCGCATGCGGTACTCCCCAACCTTGAGGTCGAGGTATACCCCGTAGGCAGCGTAGCCGATGAAGATCGCTAAGGCGGCATACGGTACCGCCGATGCGAGCAGGGCACGCAACGCGAACGTGCTCACCGCTGTTGACGCGACTCCCGGTTGGATTGTTGACGAAGATGGTCTTCGAGCACGTCGTTGATCCGAGATACCCAATCCCCACCGAATGCTTGGAACCCCTCGACGACATCCGGGCGCAGGGCGCATGTTGTCCCCTGCGCATACGCGACGATCAGGTCGTTTATCCGCGTCTGGTAACGCGGACCTTCGGCCTTGATTGTCTCGAGGGCCAGCTCGTCTATGCGGACCGAGATCGGAACTTTGATTCTGCCCGACGCGGATACCGCCACCGCACGCTTCAGATCTTCTTCCGTGATCGGGGGGAATTCCACGGCCGCGTCCGCTATGGCGTCGATCTCAGCATCCGTCCACATGCGCTCGATCTTCTCGGCCTCGTAGCTGTTGGTCATCGATCCTCCTCTCCTCTCGTGTCATGATGCGCA contains the following coding sequences:
- a CDS encoding BrnA antitoxin family protein yields the protein MTNSYEAEKIERMWTDAEIDAIADAAVEFPPITEEDLKRAVAVSASGRIKVPISVRIDELALETIKAEGPRYQTRINDLIVAYAQGTTCALRPDVVEGFQAFGGDWVSRINDVLEDHLRQQSNRESRQQR